The Xanthomonas fragariae genome has a segment encoding these proteins:
- the carB gene encoding carbamoyl-phosphate synthase large subunit, translated as MPKRSDLKTILIIGAGPIVIGQACEFDYSGAQACKALRDEGYRVVLVNSNPATIMTDPDMADAVYIEPINWQTVEKIIAKEKPDALLPTMGGQTALNCALDLADHGVLEKYNVELIGAKREAIRMAEDRELFRVAMGEIGLDCPRAEVAHTLEEALDIQTRVGYPTIIRPSFTLGGSGGGIAYNREELIEIVGRGLELSPTTEVLVEESVLGWKEFEMEVVRDTADNCIIVCAIENLDPMGVHTGDSITVAPAQTLTDKEYQRLRDASIAVLRKIGVDTGGSNVQFGISPTTGRVVVIEMNPRVSRSSALASKATGFPIAKVAAKLAVGYTLDELKNEITGGLTPASFEPSIDYVVTKIPRFAFEKFPQADARLTTQMKSVGEVMAMGRTFQESLQKALRGLEIGKIGLDPTGLDLSSEDDIAALKRELKAPGPERLFYVADAFRAGMTVADVYALSFIDPWFLDQIEELISHEQQLADDGMASLDAARLRTLKRAGFSDARLAELTGTNEESLRTLRRALKVRPVYKRVDSCAAEFATSTAYLYSTYEDECEALPSDRDKIMILGGGPNRIGQGIEFDYCCVHAALALRDDGYETIMVNCNPETVSTDYDTSDRLYFEPLTLEDVLEIVELEQPKGVIVQYGGQTPLKLARALEANGVPVIGTSPDSIDLAEDRERFQQLVDKLGLKQPPNRIARNAEEALVLAREIGYPLVVRPSYVLGGRAMEIVYGESDLARYVRDAVKVSNDSPVLLDRFLDNAVEVDVDIIADKDGKVLIGGLMEHIEEAGVHSGDSSCSLPPYSLSPKTQAELRRQVVMLAEGLNVVGLMNTQFAVQVDEAGDDVVFLLEVNPRASRTVPFVSKAIGIPLAKIAARCMAGKTLAEQGATKEIVPDYYSVKEAIFPFAKFQGVDPILGPEMRSTGEVMGVGRSFSAAFARAQEAGGIKAPPVGKAFVSVRDPDKHRVLPVAQALVERGFTLVATRGTGAWLQQNGLSCEIVNKVAEGRPHIVDSIKNGEIVYIVNTTEGRAAISDSFSIRREALQHRVTYSTTVAGAKALVHSLEFRGTGPVWSLQELHKELEA; from the coding sequence ATGCCCAAGCGCAGCGATCTCAAGACCATCCTCATCATCGGCGCCGGCCCGATCGTCATCGGCCAGGCCTGCGAGTTCGATTACTCCGGCGCGCAGGCGTGCAAGGCGCTGCGCGACGAGGGCTATCGCGTGGTGCTGGTCAACAGCAATCCGGCCACGATCATGACCGACCCGGACATGGCCGATGCGGTGTACATCGAGCCGATTAACTGGCAGACGGTCGAGAAGATCATCGCCAAGGAAAAGCCCGATGCGCTGCTGCCGACCATGGGCGGGCAGACCGCGCTCAATTGCGCGCTGGATCTTGCCGACCACGGCGTGCTGGAGAAGTACAACGTCGAGCTGATCGGTGCCAAGCGCGAAGCGATCCGCATGGCCGAAGACCGCGAGTTGTTCCGCGTGGCAATGGGCGAGATCGGCCTGGATTGCCCCAGGGCCGAAGTGGCGCACACGCTGGAAGAAGCGCTGGATATCCAGACCCGCGTCGGCTACCCGACCATCATCCGCCCCAGCTTTACCCTGGGCGGCAGCGGCGGCGGCATCGCCTACAACCGCGAAGAGCTGATCGAGATCGTCGGGCGTGGCCTGGAGCTGTCGCCGACCACGGAAGTGCTGGTGGAAGAGTCGGTGCTGGGCTGGAAGGAATTCGAGATGGAAGTGGTCCGCGACACCGCCGACAACTGCATCATCGTCTGCGCGATCGAAAACCTCGACCCGATGGGCGTGCACACCGGCGACTCGATCACCGTGGCGCCGGCACAGACGCTTACCGACAAGGAATATCAGCGCCTGCGCGATGCCTCGATCGCGGTACTGCGCAAGATTGGTGTGGATACCGGCGGCTCCAACGTGCAGTTCGGCATCAGTCCGACCACCGGCCGGGTGGTGGTGATCGAAATGAATCCGCGCGTGTCGCGCTCGTCGGCGCTGGCGTCCAAGGCCACCGGCTTTCCGATCGCCAAGGTCGCCGCCAAGCTGGCGGTGGGTTACACGCTGGACGAATTGAAGAACGAGATCACCGGCGGTCTGACCCCGGCCTCGTTCGAGCCGTCGATCGACTACGTGGTCACCAAGATTCCGCGTTTTGCGTTCGAGAAATTCCCGCAGGCCGATGCGCGTTTGACTACGCAGATGAAGTCGGTGGGCGAGGTGATGGCAATGGGTCGCACCTTCCAGGAATCGCTGCAGAAAGCGCTGCGTGGCCTGGAAATCGGCAAGATCGGCCTAGACCCGACCGGCCTGGATCTGAGTAGCGAAGACGATATCGCCGCTCTCAAGCGCGAGCTCAAGGCACCGGGCCCGGAACGCCTGTTCTACGTGGCCGATGCGTTCCGCGCCGGGATGACGGTGGCCGACGTCTACGCGCTGTCGTTCATCGATCCGTGGTTCCTGGATCAGATCGAAGAACTGATTAGCCACGAGCAGCAGCTGGCCGACGACGGCATGGCGTCGCTGGATGCGGCGCGGCTGCGCACGCTCAAGCGCGCCGGTTTCTCCGATGCGCGTCTGGCCGAGTTGACCGGCACCAACGAAGAGTCGTTACGCACGCTGCGTCGCGCGCTGAAAGTGCGCCCGGTCTACAAGCGCGTGGACTCGTGCGCTGCCGAGTTCGCCACCAGCACCGCCTATCTGTATTCGACCTACGAGGACGAGTGCGAAGCGCTGCCAAGCGATCGCGACAAGATCATGATCCTCGGCGGTGGCCCCAACCGTATCGGCCAGGGCATCGAGTTCGATTACTGCTGCGTGCACGCGGCGCTGGCGCTGCGCGATGACGGTTACGAAACCATCATGGTCAACTGCAATCCGGAGACCGTCTCCACCGATTACGACACCTCCGACCGTCTGTATTTCGAGCCGCTGACGCTGGAAGACGTGCTGGAAATCGTCGAGTTGGAGCAGCCCAAGGGCGTGATCGTGCAGTATGGCGGCCAAACCCCGCTGAAACTGGCGCGTGCGCTGGAAGCCAACGGCGTGCCGGTGATCGGCACCTCTCCCGATTCGATCGATCTGGCCGAAGACCGCGAGCGTTTCCAGCAGCTGGTCGACAAATTGGGCCTGAAGCAGCCGCCGAACCGCATCGCCCGCAATGCCGAAGAGGCGTTGGTGCTGGCGCGCGAGATCGGCTACCCGCTGGTGGTGCGCCCGAGCTATGTGCTGGGCGGTCGCGCGATGGAAATCGTGTATGGCGAATCCGACCTCGCGCGCTATGTGCGCGATGCGGTCAAGGTCTCCAACGATTCGCCGGTGCTGCTGGACCGCTTCCTCGACAACGCGGTGGAAGTGGACGTGGACATCATTGCCGACAAGGACGGCAAGGTGCTGATCGGCGGGCTGATGGAACACATCGAAGAAGCCGGCGTGCATTCGGGCGATTCGTCCTGCTCGCTGCCGCCGTACTCGCTTTCGCCAAAGACCCAGGCCGAGCTGCGCCGCCAGGTGGTGATGCTGGCCGAAGGATTGAACGTGGTCGGCCTGATGAACACCCAGTTCGCAGTGCAGGTCGACGAGGCCGGCGACGATGTGGTGTTTCTGCTGGAAGTGAACCCGCGCGCCTCGCGCACCGTGCCGTTCGTCTCCAAGGCAATCGGCATTCCGTTGGCCAAGATCGCCGCGCGCTGCATGGCCGGCAAGACGTTGGCCGAGCAGGGCGCCACCAAGGAAATCGTGCCCGACTACTACTCGGTGAAGGAGGCGATCTTCCCGTTCGCCAAGTTCCAGGGCGTGGACCCGATTCTCGGGCCGGAGATGCGTTCCACCGGTGAAGTGATGGGCGTGGGCCGCAGCTTCAGCGCCGCGTTCGCACGCGCGCAGGAAGCCGGTGGCATCAAGGCGCCGCCGGTGGGCAAGGCATTCGTGTCGGTACGCGACCCGGACAAGCATCGCGTGCTGCCGGTGGCGCAGGCGTTGGTGGAGCGTGGCTTCACTCTGGTTGCCACCCGCGGCACCGGCGCCTGGCTGCAGCAGAACGGGCTGAGCTGCGAAATTGTCAACAAGGTGGCCGAAGGTCGCCCGCATATCGTCGATTCGATCAAGAATGGCGAGATTGTGTATATCGTCAACACCACTGAAGGTCGCGCCGCCATCTCGGATTCGTTCTCGATCCGGCGCGAAGCGCTGCAGCATCGCGTGACCTATTCGACCACTGTCGCCGGCGCCAAGGCGCTGGTGCATTCGCTGGAATTCCGCGGCACCGGCCCCGTCTGGTCGCTGCAGGAACTGCACAAGGAGCTGGAAGCATGA
- the prfB gene encoding peptide chain release factor 2 (programmed frameshift), giving the protein MIETNPIRQRITDLSDRVLSLRGYLDYDVKKERLEEVGRELESPEVWNDAERAQALGRERSMLEKTVIGIADALSGLADAGDLLELAESEQDEDTAVAVIADLDAYQAHVEKLEFQRMFSGQMDGANAFVDIQAGAGGTEAQDWAEILLRMYLRWAESRGWKTELMEVSGGDVAGIKSATIRVEGEFAYGWLKTEIGVHRLVRKSPFDSDNRRHTSFTSVFVSPEVDDNIKIDINPADLRTDVYRSSGAGGQHVNKTESAVRITHIPTNTVVACQTGRSQHQNRENAMKMLAAKLYELEVQKRNVERDALEATKSDIGWGSQIRNYVLDQSRIKDLRTGVERSDTQKVLDGDLDEFVEASLKAGLAAGSKRLDA; this is encoded by the exons ATGATCGAAACCAATCCGATCCGCCAGCGCATCACCGATCTCAGCGATCGCGTGCTCTCGCTCAGGGGGTATCTT GACTACGACGTCAAGAAAGAGCGTCTAGAGGAAGTTGGCCGGGAGCTTGAAAGTCCCGAGGTGTGGAACGATGCCGAGCGCGCGCAGGCGTTGGGCCGCGAGCGCTCCATGTTGGAGAAGACCGTCATCGGCATTGCCGATGCGCTGTCTGGTCTGGCGGACGCGGGCGATCTGCTCGAACTGGCCGAGAGCGAACAGGACGAAGACACCGCAGTGGCGGTGATCGCCGATCTGGATGCATATCAGGCGCATGTCGAAAAGCTGGAATTCCAGCGCATGTTCTCCGGCCAGATGGACGGCGCAAACGCGTTCGTCGACATCCAGGCTGGCGCGGGCGGCACCGAAGCGCAAGACTGGGCTGAGATTTTGCTGCGCATGTATCTGCGCTGGGCCGAGTCGCGCGGCTGGAAAACCGAGTTGATGGAAGTGTCCGGCGGCGACGTGGCGGGCATCAAGTCGGCCACGATCCGGGTCGAAGGCGAGTTCGCCTATGGTTGGTTGAAGACCGAAATCGGCGTGCACCGGCTGGTGCGCAAGTCGCCATTCGACTCGGACAATCGCCGGCATACCAGTTTCACCTCGGTGTTCGTGTCGCCGGAAGTGGACGACAACATCAAGATCGACATCAATCCGGCCGATCTGCGTACCGACGTGTATCGCTCCTCCGGCGCCGGTGGCCAGCACGTCAACAAGACCGAGTCGGCGGTGCGTATCACGCACATTCCGACCAATACCGTGGTCGCCTGTCAGACCGGGCGTAGTCAGCACCAGAACCGCGAGAACGCGATGAAAATGCTGGCCGCCAAGCTATACGAACTGGAAGTGCAAAAGCGCAACGTCGAGCGCGACGCGCTTGAAGCCACCAAGTCCGACATCGGTTGGGGTAGCCAGATCCGTAACTACGTGCTCGATCAGAGCCGCATCAAGGATCTGCGCACCGGTGTCGAACGCAGCGATACGCAGAAAGTGCTCGATGGCGATCTGGACGAATTCGTCGAGGCCAGCCTGAAAGCAGGTCTGGCGGCAGGCTCCAAACGCCTGGATGCCTAA
- a CDS encoding phosphoglycerate mutase, protein MTTATLLLPEKRRLPGTLGDTVVARALARAAQHSAQAGEVAQLQRHFTLTPAHWPVAALTRQLDAGDAAGATWVRADPAYVVPDMQGARLMGYGEALGSTAEDLAMLLPILKPMFGDAGFLLDAPTPSRWYLRLSPDAKLPDFAPPDVAIGDDLFEHLPAGDLGRRWRALLTEAQVLLHQHPWNAGRVASGKPAINSLWFWGGGVLPHAVTSPHRQVRSRESLLRALALAAGADAQGEQRVDALVDLRHLRSLQQFSDDAVAPLLAAMARGELDRLVLDFQDGETVSLTHAQRWRFWRKPRLQLAQ, encoded by the coding sequence ATGACCACTGCAACGCTGCTGCTGCCGGAAAAACGCCGTCTGCCCGGAACATTGGGCGACACTGTGGTGGCGCGTGCACTTGCGCGCGCGGCGCAGCACAGCGCGCAGGCTGGTGAAGTGGCGCAATTGCAGCGCCATTTCACCTTGACGCCTGCGCATTGGCCGGTCGCCGCACTGACCCGTCAGCTGGATGCCGGCGATGCGGCCGGCGCAACCTGGGTGCGTGCCGATCCGGCCTATGTGGTGCCGGATATGCAGGGCGCACGCTTGATGGGCTACGGCGAGGCGCTAGGCTCCACAGCGGAAGACCTGGCGATGCTGTTGCCGATCCTCAAGCCGATGTTCGGCGATGCGGGGTTTTTGCTGGATGCGCCGACGCCGTCGCGCTGGTATCTGCGCCTGTCGCCGGATGCCAAGCTGCCGGACTTTGCCCCTCCGGATGTTGCGATCGGCGATGACTTGTTCGAGCATCTGCCCGCTGGCGATCTCGGTCGGCGCTGGCGTGCGTTGTTGACCGAAGCGCAGGTGCTGCTGCATCAGCATCCGTGGAATGCGGGCCGCGTTGCCAGCGGCAAACCGGCGATCAATTCGCTGTGGTTCTGGGGTGGTGGTGTGTTGCCGCATGCGGTGACTTCGCCACATCGCCAGGTGCGTAGCCGCGAGTCGCTATTGCGTGCGCTGGCCTTGGCGGCCGGTGCCGATGCGCAGGGCGAACAACGCGTCGATGCGCTGGTCGATCTGCGTCATTTGCGTTCGCTGCAGCAGTTCAGCGACGACGCGGTGGCGCCGCTGCTTGCGGCAATGGCACGCGGCGAACTGGATCGGTTGGTGCTGGATTTTCAGGACGGCGAAACCGTGTCGCTCACGCACGCGCAGCGCTGGCGGTTCTGGCGTAAGCCGCGGTTGCAGCTGGCGCAATGA
- the carA gene encoding glutamine-hydrolyzing carbamoyl-phosphate synthase small subunit: MTQPAILVLEDGTVFEGESVGANGLSVGEVVFNTAMTGYQEVLTDPSYARQMVTLTYPHIGNTGFTDQDDEAGKIWAAGLIVRDVPRRPSSWRSQVALPEWLQARGVVAISGIDTRKLTRLLRQKGAQNGALMAGEIDLEKALQSARNFPGLKGMDLAKVVSTKATYGWQEGQLDLNSDTFLGLGALNVGKSAHGSAGSGEGLAFKVVAYDYGVKLNILRMLAERGCDVTVVPAQTPVAEVLAMQPDGVFLSNGPGDPEPCDYAISAIQELIAKKVPTFGICLGHQLLALAAGARTVKMSTGHHGANHPVQDLDGGRVMITSQNHGFAVDESTLPANVRVTHRSLFDGTNQGIALTDAPAFSFQGHPEASPGPRDVGPLFDRFVALMAEAKA, encoded by the coding sequence GTGACCCAACCCGCAATCCTTGTCCTCGAAGACGGCACCGTGTTCGAGGGCGAATCCGTAGGCGCCAACGGGCTTTCCGTCGGTGAAGTGGTGTTCAACACCGCCATGACCGGCTATCAGGAAGTACTGACCGATCCCTCCTACGCCCGCCAGATGGTCACGCTGACCTATCCGCATATCGGCAATACCGGTTTTACCGATCAGGATGACGAAGCCGGCAAGATCTGGGCCGCCGGCTTGATCGTGCGCGATGTGCCGCGTCGCCCCAGCAGCTGGCGCAGCCAGGTGGCCTTGCCAGAGTGGCTGCAGGCCCGCGGTGTGGTCGCCATTTCCGGCATCGACACCCGCAAGCTGACTCGCCTGCTGCGTCAGAAGGGCGCCCAGAACGGCGCGTTGATGGCCGGCGAGATCGACCTCGAAAAGGCGCTGCAATCCGCACGCAATTTCCCCGGCTTGAAGGGCATGGATCTGGCCAAGGTGGTCTCCACCAAGGCGACTTACGGTTGGCAGGAAGGTCAGCTGGATCTCAACTCCGACACCTTTCTTGGCCTGGGTGCGTTGAATGTTGGAAAGTCCGCACATGGAAGTGCGGGCTCTGGCGAGGGACTCGCATTCAAAGTTGTTGCTTACGATTACGGTGTCAAGCTCAACATCCTGCGCATGCTGGCCGAGCGTGGTTGCGACGTCACCGTGGTGCCGGCGCAGACGCCGGTGGCCGAGGTGCTGGCAATGCAGCCTGACGGCGTGTTCTTGTCCAATGGCCCGGGCGATCCGGAGCCGTGCGATTACGCCATCAGCGCGATCCAGGAATTGATTGCCAAGAAGGTGCCGACCTTCGGCATCTGCCTGGGCCATCAGCTGCTGGCGCTGGCCGCTGGCGCCAGGACGGTCAAGATGAGCACCGGCCACCACGGCGCCAATCATCCGGTGCAGGATCTGGACGGTGGGCGGGTGATGATTACCTCGCAGAACCACGGCTTTGCGGTCGACGAAAGCACGCTACCGGCCAATGTGCGGGTGACCCATCGTTCGTTGTTCGATGGCACCAATCAGGGCATCGCGCTGACCGATGCACCGGCGTTCTCGTTCCAGGGCCACCCGGAAGCCTCGCCGGGGCCGCGCGATGTGGGGCCGTTGTTTGATCGCTTCGTGGCGCTAATGGCTGAAGCGAAAGCTTGA
- the recJ gene encoding single-stranded-DNA-specific exonuclease RecJ — MTSSLRIVRRPSGQAGSWPDTMLPLLRRIYAARGVTDAQGAQPRLGQLLSPDLLHNSGVAANLLADAIVQQRRILVVGDFDCDGATACAVGVRGLRMLGALDVHHAVPNRMVHGYGLSPALVDELAALQPDVLVTVDHGIACHAGVAAAKAHGWTVLVTDHHLPGKVLPPADAIVDPNLADDPFPSKTLAGVGVIFYVLLALRGVLRARGAFVGHAEPDLSVLLDLVAVGTVADLVPLDTNNRALVSAGLRRLREGKGCIGLRALIDASGRDVARLCASDIGFALGPRLNAAGRLEDMALGVELLLSDDWSQARAIAGTLEEINAERRALQQLMTDDAEQAVTKVMLDADGELPIAACLFDAEWHPGVIGLVASKLKDRLHRPVIALAPAEPGSSQLRGSARSIPGLHIRDVLAAVDARHPGVIQKFGGHAMAAGLSLDHAALATFEQAFRSQVQTMVDASLLHAQLHSDGELAAHELDHVHAEALRVAGPWGQGFPEPLFDGHFEVLQCRVLKERHLKLTLRCPGRAEPLNAIHFNGWRGSEPGRVVRLAYRLVSDDYRGGNAVQLIVEHCEPAMATA, encoded by the coding sequence ATGACGTCGAGCCTGCGGATCGTCCGGCGCCCGTCTGGGCAGGCCGGAAGTTGGCCCGATACCATGTTGCCGCTGCTGCGCCGCATTTACGCTGCGCGCGGTGTCACCGATGCGCAGGGCGCGCAACCGCGGCTGGGTCAGTTGCTGTCGCCGGATCTGCTGCACAACAGTGGCGTTGCCGCCAACTTGCTGGCCGATGCGATCGTACAGCAGCGACGCATCCTGGTGGTAGGCGATTTCGATTGCGATGGCGCCACTGCCTGCGCGGTCGGCGTGCGCGGTTTGCGCATGCTCGGTGCGCTGGACGTGCATCACGCGGTGCCCAATCGTATGGTGCACGGGTATGGTCTGTCGCCGGCGCTGGTCGACGAACTGGCTGCGCTGCAGCCGGATGTGCTGGTCACCGTCGATCACGGCATCGCCTGTCATGCGGGTGTCGCCGCAGCCAAGGCGCATGGCTGGACGGTGCTGGTCACCGACCACCATCTGCCGGGCAAAGTATTGCCGCCGGCCGATGCGATCGTCGATCCGAATCTGGCCGACGATCCCTTCCCGAGCAAGACCTTGGCCGGCGTCGGCGTGATCTTTTACGTGCTGCTGGCATTGCGCGGCGTGTTGCGCGCGCGCGGCGCATTTGTCGGGCATGCCGAACCGGATCTGTCGGTGTTGCTGGATCTGGTTGCCGTCGGCACCGTCGCCGATCTGGTGCCGCTGGACACCAATAACCGTGCGCTGGTGTCGGCTGGTCTGCGTCGCTTGCGCGAAGGCAAAGGGTGTATCGGTCTGCGTGCCTTGATCGATGCCAGCGGTCGCGATGTGGCGCGTTTATGCGCCAGCGATATCGGGTTCGCACTTGGTCCGCGTCTCAACGCGGCCGGTCGGCTCGAAGACATGGCTTTGGGAGTCGAGTTGTTGCTCAGCGACGACTGGAGCCAGGCGCGCGCGATTGCCGGCACCCTGGAAGAGATCAATGCCGAGCGCCGAGCGTTACAGCAGTTGATGACCGACGATGCCGAGCAAGCAGTCACCAAGGTGATGTTGGATGCCGACGGCGAACTGCCGATCGCCGCGTGCCTGTTCGATGCCGAATGGCATCCGGGCGTGATCGGCCTGGTGGCGTCCAAACTCAAGGACCGGCTGCATCGTCCAGTGATTGCGCTGGCGCCAGCGGAGCCGGGCAGCAGCCAATTGCGCGGCTCGGCGCGGTCAATTCCCGGTCTGCATATTCGCGATGTGCTGGCCGCAGTGGATGCGCGTCATCCCGGCGTGATCCAGAAGTTCGGCGGCCACGCGATGGCGGCCGGCCTGAGTCTGGATCACGCCGCGCTGGCCACGTTTGAACAGGCGTTCCGTTCGCAAGTGCAAACCATGGTGGATGCCTCGCTGCTGCATGCCCAATTGCATAGCGATGGCGAACTGGCTGCGCACGAACTCGATCATGTGCATGCCGAGGCGCTGCGGGTGGCCGGGCCGTGGGGGCAGGGCTTTCCCGAGCCGCTGTTCGATGGCCACTTCGAGGTGCTGCAGTGTCGTGTGCTCAAGGAACGCCACCTCAAGTTGACGCTGCGTTGCCCCGGTCGCGCCGAACCGCTCAACGCCATTCACTTCAATGGTTGGCGCGGCAGCGAACCGGGACGCGTGGTGCGGCTGGCCTATCGTCTGGTCAGCGACGATTATCGCGGCGGCAATGCGGTGCAATTGATCGTCGAGCACTGCGAACCGGCGATGGCGACTGCTTGA
- a CDS encoding AAA family ATPase, whose amino-acid sequence MLDRIDIEGLKGVGKVELRFDASSRARVLFGVNGVGKTKSLEAIYGVLLFTNEEFLRVKGDRGVHPEKCVPASNVLIDDAQYLLDRPSQQIVQVRSVASQSVHHWRPLVYIGAGGRSSVGRQPTSIAALGNFEERKSQHFEVLLQECESGSLRSAGMDADIRVWFIQRAQSVNPFQVEKDNLRNEIESVLKLLHRIDQRVHAERLQIDGSQRVYLSVEGRMVELGELSSGFASVVKLFQAIISGYAGFSNSKDLQNQPGVVLIDEIESHLHVGWQVSIVRHLKALFPNTQFFISTHSPLVLTQLEQGEAYLLERDAADGVVRSCIVDSPNMKAFADVLEETFGVDLNALNRDALVSEDHSATKRALLDLIRQRRDRQGGEQA is encoded by the coding sequence ATGCTTGATCGCATCGACATCGAAGGTTTGAAGGGAGTTGGCAAGGTAGAGCTGCGGTTCGACGCCTCCAGCCGGGCGCGCGTGCTTTTTGGTGTCAACGGCGTTGGCAAGACTAAATCGTTAGAGGCCATCTATGGTGTATTGCTATTCACCAATGAGGAGTTCTTGCGGGTCAAGGGTGATCGGGGAGTCCATCCAGAGAAATGCGTGCCCGCATCCAACGTCCTTATCGACGATGCGCAGTACCTTCTTGATAGGCCTTCGCAGCAGATCGTACAAGTAAGAAGTGTTGCTTCACAGTCAGTGCATCACTGGCGTCCCTTGGTTTACATCGGAGCGGGTGGGCGGTCGTCGGTGGGACGTCAACCCACATCTATTGCAGCACTGGGAAACTTTGAGGAACGTAAGTCTCAGCATTTTGAAGTGTTGTTACAGGAGTGCGAGAGCGGCTCGTTGCGCTCTGCCGGCATGGATGCTGACATCCGCGTGTGGTTCATACAGCGTGCGCAGTCGGTCAATCCTTTTCAGGTTGAAAAGGACAACCTGCGTAACGAGATCGAGTCGGTGTTGAAGCTGTTGCATCGCATCGATCAGCGCGTGCATGCGGAGCGCTTGCAGATTGACGGCTCGCAGCGCGTTTATCTGAGTGTTGAAGGCCGGATGGTCGAGCTGGGAGAGCTCAGTTCGGGTTTTGCCTCGGTGGTGAAGCTTTTCCAGGCGATCATCTCCGGGTATGCCGGTTTCAGCAATTCCAAGGATCTCCAAAACCAGCCAGGCGTGGTTCTAATCGATGAAATCGAAAGTCATCTCCACGTTGGTTGGCAGGTAAGTATCGTCAGACATTTGAAAGCGCTTTTCCCGAATACCCAGTTCTTCATCAGCACCCACTCGCCGCTCGTGTTGACCCAACTGGAGCAGGGAGAGGCCTATCTGCTAGAACGCGACGCGGCAGACGGAGTCGTCAGATCGTGTATTGTCGACTCGCCCAACATGAAGGCATTTGCGGATGTGCTTGAAGAGACCTTTGGGGTCGATCTCAATGCACTCAATCGCGATGCGCTCGTTAGCGAAGACCACTCCGCCACCAAACGTGCATTGCTGGATCTGATCAGGCAGCGCCGCGATCGCCAGGGTGGGGAGCAAGCATGA
- the greA gene encoding transcription elongation factor GreA gives MTSKGAQRLREELDQLKSVKRPEVIAAIAEARAHGDLKENAEYHAAREQQSFIEGRIKQLEGELSHAEIIDITKLSAGSKIVFGATVTLADTETDEEKCYQIVGDLEADIKMGLIAISSPLARALIGKLEGDSVTIDAPAGQREYEVVSVAYLD, from the coding sequence ATGACCTCGAAGGGCGCGCAACGTCTGCGCGAGGAACTTGATCAGTTGAAGTCGGTCAAGCGTCCGGAAGTGATCGCGGCGATCGCCGAAGCGCGTGCGCATGGCGATCTGAAGGAGAACGCCGAATATCACGCCGCGCGCGAGCAGCAGAGCTTTATCGAAGGCCGCATCAAGCAGCTGGAAGGCGAGCTCTCGCATGCCGAGATCATCGACATCACCAAGCTGTCGGCCGGCAGCAAAATCGTGTTCGGTGCGACGGTGACGCTGGCCGATACCGAGACCGATGAGGAAAAATGCTACCAGATCGTTGGCGATCTGGAAGCCGACATCAAAATGGGCCTGATCGCGATTTCCTCGCCACTGGCACGTGCGTTGATCGGCAAGCTGGAAGGCGATTCGGTCACCATCGATGCACCGGCCGGCCAGCGCGAGTACGAAGTCGTCAGCGTCGCGTATTTAGATTGA
- a CDS encoding PIN domain-containing protein encodes MTRLVLLGANLLIGALDGEEGNTAHEASLSTFEARVADPDVKRAISPLIRYEVPCGMHEADVEAVNAILNDMKEFEVRGQEAIRAAEVFRKARQTNVKLDKRKFDVFHCLCAEINELEMLSKDEDIETIQKLMKA; translated from the coding sequence ATGACCCGTCTAGTACTACTGGGTGCCAACCTGCTGATCGGCGCACTGGACGGGGAGGAGGGCAACACGGCTCACGAAGCTTCGCTGTCGACGTTTGAGGCGCGGGTCGCCGATCCGGACGTCAAGAGAGCGATCTCCCCGCTGATTCGATACGAAGTGCCGTGCGGTATGCACGAGGCGGATGTCGAGGCGGTGAACGCCATCCTCAACGATATGAAGGAGTTCGAGGTACGGGGCCAAGAGGCCATACGTGCTGCTGAAGTATTCCGGAAAGCTCGCCAGACCAATGTAAAGCTGGATAAGCGCAAGTTCGACGTATTCCATTGCCTCTGCGCGGAAATCAATGAACTCGAGATGCTCAGCAAGGATGAGGATATCGAGACGATTCAAAAACTTATGAAGGCCTGA